From Oncorhynchus keta strain PuntledgeMale-10-30-2019 unplaced genomic scaffold, Oket_V2 Un_contig_17400_pilon_pilon, whole genome shotgun sequence, a single genomic window includes:
- the LOC127919707 gene encoding proline-rich protein 36-like, with translation MFTISPYSRRSPVSPTVVGSPVSPYSRRLPSRLSVSPYSLVGSPRGSPPLQSSALPYDLSPAVVGSPVSPYSRRPVSPYSRRLSPLQSSALPPTVVGSPPCSRRLSPLQSSPAPVPYSLVGSPVSPWWWSRRLSCLPLQSWLSPLVESSALPRRLSRLPLQSSAPPAVSPCSRRLSVSPCSLVGSPRLPPAVVGSPSPPCSLPLGSPSPPCSRRLSVSPLQSSALPRRLSVSPAVVGSSPPAVSAPVSPCSRRLSVSPCSLVGSPPDVSPLQWVGLSRLPLQSSALPSPPAVGIALRLPPAVVGSPLGSPVSPAVRKIVVGSPSPPAVVGSPVSPLQALSLPINLPLQWTALPSPPTVVALLVGSPSPLQSRLSVSPAVESALLSPCSPLPLQSVSPVSPACLPLSSPSPPTVVRLSPCLPLQSPALPSPPYSRRLSPSPPTVAGSPVSPYSRRLSVSPYSRRLSRLPYSRRLSRLPYSRRLSVSPYSRRLSRLPLQSPALPSPLQSLPLQSPPVSPLQSSALPSPPTVAGSPSPPTVAGSPSPPTVVGSPSPLQSSALPSPPTVSSALPAPPTVVGSPLSPYSRRLSRLPYSRRLSVSPYSHRLSVSPYSLVSSPASLYCRQLS, from the exons ATGTTCAcga TCTCCCCCTACAGTCGTCGCTCTCCCGTCTCCCCTacagtcgtcggctctcccgtctccccctaCAGTCGTCGTCTCCCCAGTcgtctctccgtctccccctACAGTC TCGTCGGCTCTCCACGTGGGTCTCCCCCCCTACAGTCGTCGGCTCTCCCCTACGATCTCTCCCCtgcagtcgtcggctctcccgtctccccctaCAGTCGTCggcctgtctccccctacagTCGTCGGCTCTCCCCCCTACAGTCGTCGGCTCTCCCCCCTACAGTCGTCGGCTCTCCCCCCTGCAGTCGTCGGCTCTCTCCCCTACAGTCGTCCCCTGCTCCTGTCCCCTACAGTC tcgtcggctctcccgtctccccctggtggtggaGTCGTCggctctcctgtctccccctgcagTCGTGGCTCTCCCCCCTAGTGGAGTCGtcggctctccc tcgtcggctctcccgtctccccctgCAGTCGTCGGCTCCCCCTGCCGTCTCCCCCTGCAGTCGTCGGCTCTCCGTCTCCCCCtgcagtc tcgtcggctctccccgtctcccccctgCAGTCGTCGGCTCTCCGTCTCCCCCCTGCAGTCTCCCCCTCGGCTCTCCGTCTCCCCCCTGCAGTCGTCGGCTCTCCGTCTCCCCCCtgcagtcgtcggctctccc TCGTCGGCTCTCCGTCTCCCCTGCAGTCGTCGGCTCGTCTCCCCCTGCAGTCTCGGCCCCCGTCTCCCCCTGCAGTCGTCGGCTCTCCGTCTCCCCCtgcagtc tcgtcggctctcccCCCGATGTCTCCCCCCTGCAGTGGGTCgggctctcccgtctccccctgcagtcgtcggctctcccgtctccccctgCAGTCGGCATCGCTCTCCGTCTCCCCCCtgcagtcgtcggctctcccc tgggctctcccgtctcccctgCAGTGCGTAAAATAGTCGTCGGCTCTCCGTCTCCCCCtgcagtcgtcggctctcccgtctccccccTGCAGGCTCTCTCCCTGCCGATTAATCTCCCCCTGCAGTGGAcggctctcccgtctccccctaCAGTCGTCGCTCTCC TCGTCGGCTCTCCGTCCCCCCTGCAGTCTCGGCTCTCCGTCTCCCCTGCAGTGGAGTcggctctcctctccccctgcagtCCTCTCCCCCTGCAGTcggtctctcccgtctcccctgcGTG TCTCCCCCTCAGCTCTCCGTCTCCCCCTACAGTCGTCCggctctccccctgtctccccctacagtcgccggctctcccgtctccccccTACAGTCGCCggctctccccgtctccccctacAGTCGCcggctctcccgtctccccctaCAGTCGCCGGCTCTCCGTCTCCCCCTACAGTCGCcggctctcccgtctcccctACAGTCGCcggctctcccgtctcccctACAGTCGCCGGCTCTCCGTCTCCCCCTACAGTCGCcggctctcccgtctccccctaCAGTCGCcggctctcccgtctcccctACAGTCTCTCCCCCTACAGTCTCCTCCCGTCTCCCCCCTacagtcgtcggctctcccgtctccccctaCAGTCGCCGGCTCTCCGTCTCCCCCTACAGTCGCCGGCTCTCCGTCTCCCCCTACAGTCGTCGGCTCTCCGTCTCCCCTacagtcgtcggctctcccgtctccccctaCAGTC tcgtcggctctcccgGCTCCCCCTACAGTCGTcggctctcccctctccccctacagtcgtcggctctcccgtctcccctACAGTCGTCGGCTCTCCGTCTCCCCCTACAGTCATCGGCTCTCCGTCTCCCCCTACAGTC